The Juglans regia cultivar Chandler chromosome 6, Walnut 2.0, whole genome shotgun sequence genome contains the following window.
GTACGATCCCCTCAAGTGAAAACTCTTTTATCCATCGGTGGTGAAGGCTCTCCCATATCTCCAGTGGTCGAAGTTGCAGATAAGCGTCAAACATTCATAACGACCTCCATAGCTCTAGCCAGGAACCTCGGTTTCGATGGCCTTGACCTCTGCTGGCTGTACCCTAATTCCTCGACCGACAACCCTGACAATCTCACGTCACTCCTGCAGGGGTGGCGTACTGCCGCGGAGTCGTTGCTGCTAACTGCAACGGTGTTTCACCACCCGGTCATAGAGGGTAACATTACTTTCAATTATCCCATTCAGGCTATTAATGAAAAGTTGGACTGGATCAACGTACTGGCCGTTAACTTCTATACTCCCTCCAACTCACCCACTAAGACAGGACCGGTTCATGCGTGGCGTAATCCTCGAGAGCAAAACAAGTGTGGAAGTGAAGGCATTTATAACTGGATTAATGGAATTGATCCTAATCCTGAAAAAATTGAGACCAATAAGTTGGTCCTCGGCCTTCCATTTTTTGGCTATAAATGGACTCTGACAAACAGCGATCAACGTGATTTCTTTGCAGACGCTAATACTGCAACGTTAACCTCCTTAGCGTTCAGAAATATCCAGGCGGACTATATCAACATTAATATTGCAGGCCGTCTCGTGAATGATCACGACATGTTTGTTGCCTCCTACTGGCATCACGAGGTTACTTGGATTGGTTTTGACGATAAGCATAGCATCGCTACTAAGGTTAAGGAGGCGATTAGGGGAAATAACTTGGGCGGTTACTTTGCATGGGATCTGGCCGCCGATGACGACAATTGGACTCTCTCAAAAGCAGGTAATAATTAGCAGCATGGATTAAATAATATTGCGGCTAAATGTGatttattagattaaaaataaaaaaaactttacaatctcatataatataaaaagtgaTCACCTCGGTATATCATGCATGCAG
Protein-coding sequences here:
- the LOC118348712 gene encoding class V chitinase-like is translated as MASSASTDSVVKAGYWIFGKDPIRPVADIASELFTHLYAGFAEVNANDGTVTIPEQYSDQFRTFTETVRVRSPQVKTLLSIGGEGSPISPVVEVADKRQTFITTSIALARNLGFDGLDLCWLYPNSSTDNPDNLTSLLQGWRTAAESLLLTATVFHHPVIEGNITFNYPIQAINEKLDWINVLAVNFYTPSNSPTKTGPVHAWRNPREQNKCGSEGIYNWINGIDPNPEKIETNKLVLGLPFFGYKWTLTNSDQRDFFADANTATLTSLAFRNIQADYININIAGRLVNDHDMFVASYWHHEVTWIGFDDKHSIATKVKEAIRGNNLGGYFAWDLAADDDNWTLSKAASNAWDNGINNPGSTTTITTVTTNTGSTITTTTTTTTTAVSRDGEITKTVLTDTTTVPVGAASGEEDINNDTQTSDQNTRSRTSTTTTTTTTTTSATTTTTTATSSSTSSVNICNIL